One window of Corynebacterium accolens genomic DNA carries:
- a CDS encoding helix-turn-helix domain-containing protein — translation MSKTYVGSRLRQLRRERDLSQASLAGTLGLSASYVNQIEHDVRPLTVPVLLRITEVFGVDATFFSRDDDSRLLAEIQDVIQDKELCPSPVELQELSELVYNHPTVARTLVDVHRRYRNVRDKLSLATDTRRTSESAAALHAAR, via the coding sequence ATGAGTAAGACGTATGTGGGATCTCGCCTTCGCCAGCTTCGCCGCGAACGCGATCTCAGCCAAGCCTCCCTAGCTGGCACCCTCGGCCTTTCCGCCAGTTACGTCAACCAGATTGAGCACGATGTCCGCCCGCTCACCGTGCCGGTGCTGCTGCGCATTACCGAGGTCTTTGGCGTCGACGCCACGTTTTTCTCCCGCGATGATGACTCCCGTCTCCTCGCGGAGATCCAGGACGTCATCCAAGACAAGGAGCTCTGCCCCTCCCCGGTGGAGCTTCAGGAGCTATCGGAGCTGGTATATAACCACCCCACCGTCGCCCGCACGCTTGTCGATGTACACCGCCGCTACCGCAACGTGCGCGATAAGCTCTCGCTGGCCACGGATACGAGGCGGACATCGGAAAGCGCAGCTGCCCTCCATGCCGCACGATGA